In Aspergillus flavus chromosome 3, complete sequence, one genomic interval encodes:
- a CDS encoding cytochrome protein → MPFNILLWLVIAFFLYSLLAAIWYIYFHPLRRIPGPKSWIIFPIMRHASAIRGRFDIDMRQHHAVYGPVVRFGRDEVSFITAEAWKDIYGHGHQQLPKVLSSASNTLDIISSNDTDHSRYRKALSHAFSAKGLQAQEPLLNSYVDKLIERLKGIAESNLPADMVKWYNLTTFDIIGDLAFGEPFGGLDNSEYHHWVSTIFASIKAIPFLKLKDAYPLAFKAILGLIPKGIMEARKRQLEHSRITVQKRLQTSSSYNRGDFMDSMLRNRGEKDSLNDSELEANSNILIIAGSETTATLLSGATYWILRNPEALAKLTDEVRSVMKSEPEITAQKASAELPYMLACFDEAFRLYPPVPTGLQRRTLVPTRISGCDIPAGTKVSVHQSAAYWSSTNFHAPDRFIPERWLPEAKSDPSSPFYSDNRGVVQPFSTGPRNCIGRNLAYAEMRVILARVLWNFDLELCEESTQWSDQKAYTLWEKPPLMCRLKLRESFRG, encoded by the exons ATGCCATTCAACATACTACTGTGGCTGGTGATTGCCTTTTTCCTCTATTCCTTGTTAGCTGCCATATGGTACATCTATTTTCACCCCCTGAGACGAATTCCAGGACCAAAGTCATGGATTATTTTCCCCATTATGCGACATGCTTCCGCTATCCGAGGGAGGTTTGACATCGATATGCGTCAGCACCATGCTGTGTACGGTCCCGTTGTTAGATTTGGTCGTGATGAAGTGTCCTTCATAACAGCGGAGGCATGGAAAGACATATACGGGCATGGCCATCAGCAGCTCCCAAAAGTTTTGAGTTCAGCCAGCAATACGCTGGACATAATTTCATCGAACGACACCGATCATAGTCGCTATCGCAAGGCTCTATCACATGCATTTTCTGCCAAAGGGCTTCAGGCCCAAGAGCCTCTTCTTAACAGTTACGTGGATAAGCTAATAGAGAGACTCAAAGGGATTGCCGAGTCGAACCTACCAGCTGACATGGTCAAATGGTATAACCTTACAACgtttgatatcattggtgACCTGGCCTTTGGTGAGCCCTTTGGTGGGTTAGATAACTCGGAGTATCACCATTGGGTATCCACCATTTTCGCGTCAATCAAGGCAATTCCCTTCTTAAAGTTGAAGGACGCATATCCCTTGGCATTCAAGGCTATTCTCGGCCTTATACCTAAAGGCATAATGGAGGCACGCAAAAGGCAATTAGAGCACTCAAGAATCACGGTTCAGAAGCGACTCcaaacttcctcttcctaCAACCGCGGTGATTTTATGGACTCGATGTTGCGCAACCGCGGCGAAAAGGATAGCCTAAATGACTCGGAGCTCGAGGCCAATTCCAACATCCTGATTATTGCAGGCAGTGAAACTACCGCAACTCTACTATCAGGAGCGACATATTGGATATTACGCAACCCTGAAGCTTTAGCCAAGCTAACGGACGAAGTGCGCTCTGTGATGAAGAGCGAACCCGAGATAACCGCTCAAAAAGCCAGTGCGGAGCTGCCATACATGCTGGCTTGTTTCGATGAAGCATTCCGACTATACCCACCCGTGCCAACAGGTCTACAGCGGAGGACCTTAGTACCCACCCGTATTTCCGGATGTGATATCCCTGCCGGG ACCAAGGTTTCTGTTCACCAGTCCGCAGCGTACTGGTCATCAACCAATTTCCATGCTCCAGACCGCTTCATCCCCGAGCGATGGCTACCAGAAGCTAAGAGTGATCCAAGTTCTCCATTCTACTCGGATAATCGGGGAGTTGTGCAGCCGTTTTCTACAGGACCACGCAATTGTATCGGAAGAAACCTCGCATATGCAGAGATGCGCGTGATACTCGCACGTGTGCTTTGGAACTTTGACTTGGAATTGTGCGAGGAAAGTACACAATGGTCTGACCAGAAGGCGTACACCTTGTGGGAGAAGCCTCCATTGATGTGCAGGCTGAAATTGCGAGAGAGCTTTAGGGGCTAG
- a CDS encoding ankyrin repeat-containing domain protein: protein MAKLVYLAVEILLHILGYLSKSTLNCFSQVCRHFYCISNSTLYKKNTAGALWQATETGNVKTLRKLLEYCPRTEEHDPLYTIWSPLGHTPMSAAVYGGSAEVIQTLIDSGFDPTTKDRNGYTPLSLAALYGQTDIIAILLKTGIDPNQKDMYGRTPLSWAAEYCQLYAVRILLNYGADPECQDDDYYIVEARARQEGLYLVPLFLMNHERLYKKPIPRKPVEWAERNDCAAVVELLQHTYKGI from the coding sequence ATGGCAAAGCTAGTCTATCTCGCTGTCGAGATTCTTCTGCATATTCTGGGATATCTCAGCAAGTCGACACTGAATTGTTTCAGCCAAGTATGCCGGCACTTCTACTGCATTTCCAACTCGACACTTTACAAGAAGAACACAGCCGGAGCATTATGGCAAGCAACTGAAACAGGAAACGTCAAAACCCTACGCAAGCTGCTAGAATATTGTCCACGGACCGAAGAGCATGATCCGCTATATACCATATGGAGCCCCCTTGGTCACACACCAATGTCAGCAGCGGTATACGGTGGAAGCGCAGAAGTAATCCAGACCCTCATAGACAGCGGTTTCGACCCGACTACTAAAGACAGAAACGGCTATACACCCCTCTCCCTGGCAGCATTGTATGGCCAGACTGATATAATTGCAATTTTGTTGAAGACTGGCATTGATCCGAACCAGAAAGACATGTATGGTAGAACTCCTTTAAGCTGGGCTGCCGAGTATTGTCAGTTATATGCTGTGAGGATATTGTTGAATTACGGTGCGGATCCTGAGTGtcaggatgatgattatTACATCGTTGAAGCTAGGGCTAGGCAAGAAGGGCTTTATCTAGTGCCTCTCTTCTTGATGAACCATGAACGGTTATATAAGAAACCCATCCCTCGGAAGCCTGTAGAGTGGGCCGAGCGAAATGATTGTGCGGCTGTTGTTGAGCTGCTACAGCATACATACAAAGGGATATAA
- a CDS encoding calcium/calmodulin-dependent protein kinase (unnamed protein product), whose translation MSFTNMLNKLSGQPESYEKKQLYKFGRTLGAGTYGIVREADCSRGKVAVKIILKKNVRGNEQMVYDELEMLQALDHPNIVHFVDWFESKDKFYIVTQLATGGELFDRICDYGKFTEKDASQTIRQVLDAVNYLHERNIVHRDLKPENLLYLTRDPSSPLVLADFGIAKMLDSPSEVLTSMAGSFGYAAPEVMLKQGHGKAVDMWSLGVITYTLLCGYSPFRSESLSDLIEECRSGRIIFHDRYWRDVSKDAKDFILTMLQPDPSKRVTSEEALKHPWLKGESASDRDLLPEIRAYIARSRLKRGIEIIKLANRIEALKMHEEDEDDIPSPADMAASAEESDKSGSAPAESSASGEAEAGTTKKRSLSKVARGAIFREVVLAKVREQKDTEERERLEREAREKTTHA comes from the exons ATGAGTT TCACTAATATGCTCAACAAGCTGTCGGGACAGCCCGAGAGTTATGAGAAAAA ACAACTGTACAAATTTGGGAGAACACTTGGTGCTGGAACGTACGGTATTGTCCGTGAGGCAGATTGCAGCCGTGGGAAAGTTGCTGTTAAAATTATTCTGAAGAAAAATGTCCGAGGCAACGAGCAGATGGTTTACGATGAGTTGGAGATGCTGCAAGCCCTTGACCACCCAAACATCGTCCATTTTGTCGATTGGTTCGAATCTAAG GACAAATTCTACATTGTCACTCAACTAGCCACCGGTGGTGAACTGTTCGACAGAATTTGCGACTATGGAAAGTTTACGGAGAAGGATGCATCTCAAACTATCCGGCAAGTGCTAGACGCAGTCAATTATCTGCATGAACGGAATATTGTACACCGAG ACTTGAAACCGGAAAACTTGCTTTACCTTACTCGTGACCCATCCTCGCCTTTGGTTCTAGCCGACTTTGGCATTGCCAAGATGTTGGACAGTCCCAGTGAAGTTTTGACTAGCATGGCTGGGTCATTCGGTTATGCCGCACCCGAGGTTATGCTCAAACAGGGCCACGGCAAGGCCGTCGATATGTGGTCGTTGGGTGTCATAACATACACCCTACTGTGTGGCTATTCGCCCTTCCGATCCGAGAGCCTGTCCGATCTGATCGAAGAATGCCGTAGTGGCCGCATTATCTTCCATGATCGCTACTGGCGTGACGTCTCAAAGGATGCCAAGGATTTCATCCTTACGATGCTCCAACCGGATCCATCGAAGCGTGTCACATCCGAGGAGGCCCTCAAACATCCCTGGTTGAAGGGTGAATCTGCTAGTGACCGTGACTTGCTGCCTGAAATCCGCGCCTATATCGCCAGGTCTCGCCTCAAGAGAGGTATTGAGATCATCAAACTGGCCAACCGCATCGAGGCACTCAAGATGcacgaagaggatgaggatgatatccCTAGCCCTGCTGACATGGCAGCTTCTGCTGAGGAGTCTGATAAATCTGGATCTGCCCCAGCCGAGTCATCGGCTAGTGGTGAGGCTGAGGCTGGTACAACGAAGAAGCGGAGTTTGAGCAAGGTTGCACGTGGTGCTATCTTCCGCGAAGTCGTTCTTGCCAAGGTTCGTGAGCAGAAGGACACCGAAGAACGTGAGAGACTCGAACGTGAGGCTCGAGAGAAAACTACCCATGCTTGA
- a CDS encoding putative ubiquitin conjugating enzyme has protein sequence MFAGKRLSKELLKMKEHLPPGISIAKSENLEEWQMDIRVLDENPLYQNQVYRLKFTFSSKYPIEPPEVQFIELPSTSETPRPIPIHPHIYSNGIICLDLLSSAGWSPVQTVESVCMSIQSMLTANTRDERPPGDSDFVSYNRRRPRDINFFYDDDNV, from the exons ATGTTCGCGGGCAAACGCTTGAGCAAG GAGCTCCTCAAG ATGAAAGAGCATCTGCCCCCTGGTATATCAATAGCCAAATCGGAGAATCTTGAAGAGTGGCAGATGGATATTCGAGTCTTGGACGAGAATCCGCTTTATCAAAATCAGGTCTATCGACTCAAATTCACGTTCTCGTCGAAGTATCCAATAG AGCCGCCGGAAGTCCAGTTCATCGAGCTGCCTAGCACGTCTGAGACCCCTCGCCCGATCCCGATCCACCCGCACATATACAGCAACGGAATCATATGCCTGGACCTCCTCAGTTCAGCCGGCTGGTCACCTGTACAAACGGTTGAGAGCGTCTGCATGAGCATTCAGAGCATGCTGACCGCAAATACACGTGACGAACGACCTCCAGGCGACAGCGACTTCGTCTCGTACAACCGACGCCGGCCCCGCGACATCAACTTCTTTTACGATGATGACAACGTATAA